The Meiothermus ruber DSM 1279 genome includes the window GAGGATTTCCGGGCCGGGCGGTTGCCGGTGCTGTACTGCTCGCCCACCATGGAGCTGGGGGTGGACATCTCCACCCTCAACGTCGTGAACATGCGCAACGTTCCGCCCACCCCGGCCAACTACGCCCAGCGCTCGGGCCGGGCCGGGCGCAGCGGCAGCCCGGCGCTGGTCTTCACCTACGCCGCCAGCGGCAACTCCCACGACCAGTACTTCTTCCGCCGCCCCAGGCTGATGGTGGCCGGCGCGGTTTCGCCCCCGCGGCTCGACCTGACCAACGAGGAGCTTATCCGCTCGCACCTGCAGGCGGTGTGGCTGGCGGCCACCGGGGCCGACCTGGGAAGCTCGCTGGCGGATATCCTGGAGGTGGAGGGTGACGAGCCCACCCTGGCCCTGCGGCCTTCGGTGCGGAATGACCTCCAGCGCCCCGCTGCAGTGCAAGACGCGTTGAAGCGGGCGAAGCGGGTGCTGGCCGACCTGATGCCCGAGCTCGAGCAGGCCCCCTGGTACACCCCGGCCTGGGTAGAGGGGGTGATGGAGCAGGCCTACGCCCGCTTCGAGGAGGCCTGCGAGCGCTGGCGTACCCTGTACAAAGCGGCCCGTGAGCAGTTTCAGGTGCAGAGCCGGGTCATCCTGGACGCCAGCCGCAGCGCCGCTGAAAAAGATCAGGCCCGCCGCCTGCGCTCCGAGGCCGAGTCGCAGCTCAAGCTGCTGACCGAGACCGGCGAGCTGGCCCAGTCCGACTTCTACTCCTACCGCTACTTCGCCAGCGAAGGCTTCCTGCCCGGCTACAGCTTCCCCCGCCTGCCGCTATCGGCCTTCATCCCGGCCCGGCGTCGTGTGAGCGACCGCAATGAATTCCTCTCGCGCCCGCGTTTTCTGGCGATTACCGAGTTCGGTCCTTTCTCGATCCTCTACTACGAGGGCTCAAAATACGTTATCAACCGGGTCATCCTGCCCCCTGGCAGCGAGCAGCAGCTTCGCACCAGCGCGGTGAAGCGGTGTGAGCACTGCGGCTATCTGCATCCGGTGAATCAGGCGGGGGGGCCGGATCTTTGCATGCGCTGTAAGGCCGAGCTACCACCGCCCCGCAGCAACCTGCTGCGCATGCAAAACGTCTCCACCATCCGGCGGGAACGCATTAACTCCGACGAGGAGGAGCGCCAGCGCCTGGGCTACCAGGTGCTCACCGGCATCTCCTTCCCGCCCCACGGGAGCCAGCCCGCTTTTCAAAGCGCCCAGGTGTACCGGGAGGGCCGGCTCCTGGCCGAGCTCACCTTTTCCCAGGCCGCCAGCATCTGGCGCATGAACCTGGGCTGGGCGCAGCGCAAGAACAAGAAGGAGGAGGGGTTCTGGCTTGACCCGGAGCGCGGGTACTGGATCAAGCGCCCGGACGACCCCGAGGAACTCGACGAGCAGAACCCCAACAGCCGCCAGACCGTGCAGGTGATACCCTACGTGGAAGACCGCAAAAACGCCCTGCTCCTGAGGCCGGGGCCCACGCTCGATGAAGTGCAGTTTTACTCGCTGCTCTCTGCCCTCAAGACCGCCATCCAGGTGGGCTACCAGCTCGAGGATGGCGAACTGGCCGCCGAGGTTCTGCCCGACGGGGATAACCGGCGCGAGCTTTTGTTCTACGAGGCGGCCGAGGGAGGGGCGGGGGTGCTGCGCCAGCTGGTCAGTGACACCAAGGCGTTGCCTCGAGTGGCCCGCATTGCCCTGGAAATCTGCCACTTCGATGAAAATGGCGTGGATCAAGGCCGTGCGGCCCACGCCAGCGAGAGCTGCGAGGCGGCCTGCTACGACTGCCTGATGAGCTACAGCAACCAGCGCATCCACCGCTACCTGGATCGCAAGGCCATCCGGGACTTCCTGCTCGAGCTTGCCGGCAGCCAGGTGGCCTCCTCCCCGGTGGAAGCCCGCCGCGACGAGCACCTACGGCGCCTGCTGGCGATGTGCGAGTCGAACCTCGAGCGTGAGTTTCTGGAGTTCCTCGAGGCCCGCCGCCTGGCCCTG containing:
- a CDS encoding helicase-related protein; the protein is MRLRENAEREANAFFSAFYRLTAQNLGGLEAREHTAQVPSKEREQREEDFRAGRLPVLYCSPTMELGVDISTLNVVNMRNVPPTPANYAQRSGRAGRSGSPALVFTYAASGNSHDQYFFRRPRLMVAGAVSPPRLDLTNEELIRSHLQAVWLAATGADLGSSLADILEVEGDEPTLALRPSVRNDLQRPAAVQDALKRAKRVLADLMPELEQAPWYTPAWVEGVMEQAYARFEEACERWRTLYKAAREQFQVQSRVILDASRSAAEKDQARRLRSEAESQLKLLTETGELAQSDFYSYRYFASEGFLPGYSFPRLPLSAFIPARRRVSDRNEFLSRPRFLAITEFGPFSILYYEGSKYVINRVILPPGSEQQLRTSAVKRCEHCGYLHPVNQAGGPDLCMRCKAELPPPRSNLLRMQNVSTIRRERINSDEEERQRLGYQVLTGISFPPHGSQPAFQSAQVYREGRLLAELTFSQAASIWRMNLGWAQRKNKKEEGFWLDPERGYWIKRPDDPEELDEQNPNSRQTVQVIPYVEDRKNALLLRPGPTLDEVQFYSLLSALKTAIQVGYQLEDGELAAEVLPDGDNRRELLFYEAAEGGAGVLRQLVSDTKALPRVARIALEICHFDENGVDQGRAAHASESCEAACYDCLMSYSNQRIHRYLDRKAIRDFLLELAGSQVASSPVEARRDEHLRRLLAMCESNLEREFLEFLEARRLALPSRAQVFIEEAATRVDFLYDSQRAVIYVDGPHHLYSERRARDQQQERLLRLKGYSVLRFAAHEEWEAKVRARPDIFGGLS